A single genomic interval of Lathyrus oleraceus cultivar Zhongwan6 chromosome 7, CAAS_Psat_ZW6_1.0, whole genome shotgun sequence harbors:
- the LOC127101078 gene encoding non-specific lipid-transfer protein 5, translating into MASMKIACAVFVIFMVVAPIAKARISCDSIYYPLTDCIGYLFGDTDISTRCCDVVKAIAAAATTTGDRQATCRCLEIFADQFQYSINKRNGANIFNVCGVVNSPYKISINSECYKIHAKEVVADARIANILTTILLYP; encoded by the exons ATGGCAAGCATGAAGATTGCATGTGCGGTTTTTGTAATTTTCATGGTTGTTGCACCTATTGCAAAAGCTAGAATCTCATGTGATTCTATATATTATCCTCTTACTGATTGCATTGGTTATCTTTTTGGTGATACTGATATTTCCACACGATGCTGTGACGTAGTGAAAGCTATTGCTGCTGCCGCCACCACAACCGGCGATCGTCAGGCTACTTGTAGATGTTTGGAAATTTTTGCTGATCAATTTCAATATTCCATAAATAAGAGGAATGGTGCTAATATCTTTAACGTATGTGGTGTTGTTAACAGTCCGTACAAGATTAGTATCAATTCCGAATGTTATAA GATCCATGCGAAGGAAGTTGTGGCGGATGCAAGAATAGCGAATATTCTCACTACAAT ATTGTTGTATCCCTAG